The Manihot esculenta cultivar AM560-2 chromosome 17, M.esculenta_v8, whole genome shotgun sequence genome contains the following window.
CGTTCACTTACTGGTGATATTTTTCCATTATTCTCTCCTATTCAATAGGCAACTTTAGTTATcaattctcttatttaaatCATGTGTGTACTGTGAAGTTGAATATAACGAAgattatattcttaaaaaaacaTCTCTTTGTCACTTTGTTatcttggtatcagagccttgaCGATCTCTCACCATGGCTTCGTCAAATCTGAATGTCGCCAATTTCGTCACTTTGAAACTCAAACAAACAAACTATCCTCTGTGGAGAGAACAAGTTTTGAGTTTAGCTGAAAGTCAGGAGCTGTCAGATCATCTTGTTAGTGGCTTTCCTGAGGATCAGAAATTCAATAACCCTCCCAACCCAATTCCCGAAAATTATCAACCTCAACAATCAGACACATTCAAAGCATGGCAAAAGTCCGACCGATTACTTCTTGGATGGATCTATGGAACATTAAGCGAGGAATCACTCGGCCTTGTCATCGGATTAGACACTGTTCATACTGTTTGGAGCGCTTTAAAAGATGCGTATGCCCAAGATTCACAAGAAAGGGTATTTACCCTCCGACAGCAATTGACCTACTTTCGCAAAGAAGAAAGTCGGTCCATCACAGAACACCTAAGATTGTTTAAAGAGATCTGTGACAATTTAGCAGCAATTGGAAAAACAGTACCCGATGAAAAGAAAGTATTTTGTCTTCTTACCAGTCTGGGACCCCAATACGACACGTTCACCACAACGATGCTCAAGCCATCGCGACCAACGTATAATGAGCTAGTCTCCCAACTTAAGAATCTCGATCAGCGACGTATGTGGTTTTCCACACAAACTGAAACAGGTCTTGACCAAATTGCTTCTCACGTGGCCTTCTATGGAAATCAACAGACTTCTTCAAATTCTTCTTCGAATCGATGTCCTCGATTCAACTCTCAAGGGCGTGGCTTCCAAGCTCAGCAGACACAGGAACAAAGACAGAACAAGGAACCAAGCCTCTCTCAGCGGCGACCTCCTCCCGCAGGGCGTAGAAGAATGACACCAGCCGAACGGGAATTGTACAAGAACGAAGTTTGTCAATACTGCAACAGGGATGGACATATTGCCAAAATTTGCTAGTGGATTCCACAAGATAAATCGAACAGCCCTGCTCCAGCTCTTACTGCCCTCACACTggataatgatgttattgacaCTGACTGGGTTGCAGACTCCGGTGCGTCGAACCATATGACAGGTAACAaaaagctattacataagcttcATGATTATTATGGACCTGATTCCATAACCATAGGAGATGGAACTTTTCTATCTATCGATGGCATTGGGAAGGCTTCCATAgaacagaaaaataaattatctatttcaaatgttttatcaGTTCCTGCTCTAAAATAGAATTTGTTGTCTATTGGACAATTAACTGATGATTATCCTGTCAATTGTGAATTTTCTAATATTTCTATTTCTGTTAAGGATCGACAAACGGGACAGGTACTGCTACGAGGGCCACGGAaacataatctttatattttgacTGGTGCACCCAAAGCGTATTTTTCCAATCGGTTTAAGACTGGTACTACTGCCATATGGCACCAGCAATTAGGACATCCTCAATCATCTacaatttttgttttatttaataaGAACCTAATTGATGTAAAAGGTTCCTTGCATTCTAaatctttatgtgatagttgCCAGTTAGGGAAGTTGAGTAAATTTCCATTTTCTTTGTCCACAAATAATAGTTCCTCtgtatttgaaaaaatttattgtgaTTTATGGGGACCAGCCCCTGTTCTGTCTTttgcaaaatttaaatattatgctTGTTTGGTTGATGACTATTCTAAATATTCATGGCTAATACCCCTGAGGAAAAAATCTGAGTTTTTTGCTGCATATAAAGCTTTTGAACAATATGTGCTCCGCCAATTTGGTAAGCACATCAAAATTTTCCACTCCGATGGTGGAGGTGAGTTTTTAAACACTGCTTTATCTTCGCATTTTCTTGCACAGGGAATTAAACATCAAGTGTCTTGTCCTTATACACCTGAGCAAACCGGTGTTGTTGAACGACGACACCGTGTCATCCGTGAATTAGGCTTAACTATGATGTACCATAGTCATGTGCCGTTGTCAATGTGGGTTGAGGCTTTTCAAACTgcagtttttttaataaatagattGTCCACTTCTGTGTTAGGACATGACACACCATATTATAAATTGCATGGGTCTCATTTTGACTATAGTTCTTTGCGAGTTTTTGGATCTAAGTGTTTTCCGTATATATGGGACACAAGAAATCATAAGTTCGACCCTAAATCGTGCTTATGTGTCTTTATAGGATATAGTGAAAAACACAAAGGGTACAAATGTTACAATCCTAAAACTAAGAAGATAATAATATCTAAGACACGTGAGTTTTGATGAAACAAGTTTTCCTTACAAGTCTGCATCCTCTAATAAACTGTTTGCTGTCCAGCTTATAGATTCATGGTTACCCCCCTTTAAGAATAACAATTTTTCTATAAGTTCTGTTACTGGTGCAGGTACTTCTACATTACTAGAAAATATTACAGCAGAGCATGAGAGTATGGTTCTGAGAAGTGCCTCTAGTACATCCATAGAACAGCAGGATGTTATCCTCGTACCTGAACTGCCACATGAACCTGTTCAAGCCACAACAACAGATTTCGCACCTGCTATTCCACCAGCAAATAACGCTCCACAACATGATGATTTTTACGCAGACTTGTTGCCGCAACTACCCATGACGACAGATCAAGAACCAGCAACATCTTTAACTTCTATTCCATCAAATTCAGCAGCATATACTGATGCCAATACACCAACAGATGCAGCCTCTCTTACTGATCAAATTGCGAACTCTGAATCACCATCTTCAACTCCCAATTTCAGTGACTCCTCACCAGTAATTTCAGCTGCCGTTGATTCGGCGATCAGTCCCTCAGCAGTTCATACTGACCAAGGACTATTGACCTCAGCTGTTGGAACCTCCAATCAGAATTTGTCTACTTCAGCTATCACATCTCCCGCAGAGAATTCAAACGATCAGAATCCCAATTAACCCAATCATGTTTGCAAACTCCAGTGTGCTTTATATGGTTTGAAACAGGCTCCAAGAGCATGATTTAATCGGTTGAGtacttttgtaatacccggctagactctgatatcagaattcctaccgtccggtggaatttggatgtcgaaaacctctagaagggaaaaatcatgttttcataaaacgttttcatgtgtttgatgattttaaataaaaaggaaattgagttttttaatgaaaaagaccatggaggcttccccaggttcggccgccgaaactcaaagttcggcagccgaacatttgagagttttggagggaagttaggctcccgaaagttggctcaggttcggccgccgaacctcaatgttcggccgtcgaacttgcatgagtttaggaggcactttaggccgccgaacttgcatgagtttaggaggcactttaggcctccgaaagtggTCTGGTCAGCTCTATaaaagagctccatggccgaaatgggcgagttttctccctattttcgaccacggtgagttcttgctcttcCTTGAtcggtttttggtgattttccttcaatcgttcatgttttaacaaggtttatgtcgATTTGAAGGTATTTGaacaagttttgaacttggagacccaaggaagttaaatctctcccaactccgagtttaggtcgtctctctctcgatcttcaagaggtaagggccgatcttgaactcattttatgttttaagtaagttttatgaagattcatggggtagaaatacatgtttaGGATAGTTGAGCTTGATTAGGTTCTATGTGATttgtggacaatgtgtgttgattgtgtatgtttgatgtgttgtagttggggtttagtgtagtttgagacccctaggagcttgtatgcttgagtatgcatgttgtagaataggtatatgcatgtttagaggtttaggaggcgtttgtgcatagaagagctgagtttctgccactttggagaagctcaggttcggccgccgaagggactttcggccgccgaaccctcttgtggaggcagcattcggctgccgaagcctaccctcgaaagaggactttcgcctctgtctgggagtttcggccgccgaaagtgccgccaaacatgcatgagtttcgtctctgtttggagtttcggccgccgaaggtgccgccgaacctgcctgactttgggctctggagggactttcggccgccgaacctgccgccgaaagtgccctgtccagccctcatttgcatgtttttccatggctgtttcatgatgttctagggggtttttggggagtagtttagaattatgttcatgtatgtttggtccctcatttgagtccacctgtgtaggttcggacccgaggaaccgaggaccccagtagtgagtcagctgctccagagtcttgtcagagctagccagaggtgagtggaataacttctatgtttttaagaaaataaataaatctttggagcatgttcatgcatcatgaatgccatgagatattataggttgtgtgcattagaattcacgaatatgttgcattgcattttatgttgatgatgtggatggatattggatgatcttttagtcctcgtatgatatgatatgatgatgttatggtatgtatggaagtccaggtcgaggcccattctatgcccctgacactatgtaagagaaagaccaggtcgatgcccattctacgcccctggcattattggaatgttatgttatgttatgttatggtaagagaaagtccaggtcgaggcccattctatgcccctggcactattggattatgtagaggactattagtgacaataccatccttgatgtgatttgttgtgatgtgatgcattccatgaaagcatgaagtATTAATATAATGTtcttattattctgctcactgggctttatagctcacccctctcccttaacccccaggcttgcaggtacaaggtagaccaggaggtcagcaagagtaaagtcatatgtcttgtaatagctagatgtggacatgaatatgatgtattgTAATAGTACAGTATAaatatgtaatgtattgatgttCTTAAGGATAGAGTAgtacttgaccatagtatgttgtaatccctttatgAGTACATGATCCTTTATTGATGTTATGTTtcaccaaacttaatgcatgttaatgtttatggttatgtttagtgcatgcacaggttgagtttggttgatgaatgaaaagaaaagttcaaaatttttatgtatgttgtcgatcatgtatgggattaaacaggttctcaggatgtatgttaggcttgctacgggtcccgacggccttaagccgatctggatcctagcgccggtagcggtccggttttcgggtcgttacaactttcTTATtagattatgattttttttgtaGTTTAGCTGATCCTTCCTTGTTTGTCATGCATACATCGACAGGTATCTTGGTTCTACTAATCTATGTGGACGATATGTTGTTAACAGGGTTTTCTATGGCTCTAGTTCAGAATTTCTTGCAGGTTTTGAGTTCGGAGTtttccatgaaagatctaggtcCGCTGCATCACTTTTTAGGGATCCAAGTGCAGACAACGGATTCTGGTTTACATTTAAATCAGACGTGATATGCTCACTCTATCTTGGAACGAGCTCAAATGGTGGACTGCCAGCCAATGCCAACTCCTCTTGTACAACGAATGGATGTTACTTCTGATCCAACACCACTTGGTGATCCCACATTCTTTCGTGGCCTTGTTGGCTCGTTACAATATTTAACACTTACTTGTCCCGATTTATCATATAGTGTCAACTATGTTTCACAATTCATGCACAATCCAACAATGTCTCACTTGAAATATGGTCGTCGTATTTTACGATATTTAAAAggaacaatacattatggtcttTCATTTACGGCAGATACATCACTTGCTCTTAGTGCTTTttcagatgcagattgggcggGTTGTCCAACCACACGGCGGTCCACTACCGGCTATTGTACGTTTCTCGGCGCTAATATCATCTCCTGGTGTGCAAAGAAACAACACACTATTGCTCGCTCTAGCACCGAGGCAGAGCATCGTTCCATGGCTCACACAGCAGCAGAGCTCACTTGGCTTGGTTATCTCTTAGATGACTTGCGAGTTTATCCTACCAAGCCGCCAATTTTATATGGCGATAATCTAAGTGCATTACACTTGACAGTCAATCCAGTTTTACACACACGAAGTAAACATGTTGCCCTTGATTATCACTATGTCAGAAAACGCGTTGCTCAAGGAGTTCTGATCACGAGATACATTCCCTCAGCATATCAAGTTGCTGATATATTTACCAAGTCAATAACAAAAACTCGCCTAGCACAATTTCGACGCAAACTCTGTCTCCATCCTGGACACAGTTTGAGGGGGGATATTAGTTCAGGGAGTCATAAGGATGGTTCCACCTCTCAGGAGTAATAAGGCTGTTGTGCTAAGGCTTGAGTAttggagtgataagggttaattttgtaaatattgTACAATTGAATGAGTCTTGTGATTAGGATTCTTAGGGTGATTCGTTCACTTACTGGTGATATTTTTCCATTATTCTCTCCTATTCAATAGGCAACTTTAGTTATcaattctcttatttaaatCATGTGTGTACTGTGAAGTTGAATATAACGAAgattatattcttaaaaaaacaTCTCTTTGTCACTTTGTTATCTTCGTGCACAACCTAATTAAGAGTATGGAAGATGGTATGCGTCATTTAGAGCTAGAAGAGGAACGTTTGCATTTCAGCAAATTAGATACAAAAGTGTATATGGCAAGCTCTAGTTTTAAGGTGGAAAAGGAATTAAGCGCAAGCATCAAGGTAGAAATTAGCAAGCTAAACAAAACCCAAAATCTATCaagaaaccaaaaaaaaaagaaggaaaggcAAAGGTCAtttcaagaagaagaaaaatgttACAAAAGTCAAGTGTTTCAATTGTGGCAATAAAGGACATTTTACTCATGACTGCATCAAACCTAAAAAGGTAAAATACCTTTTAACTGTTGTGAGCGTTACTAATATTTTCAGTTTTGCATTATTGATTGAATCTAATCCTCTTTAGACTGTAAATTTGAGTGCCATAGACCATGGAGTGAAGGATTGTGAAGCTTTTATGGAATTTGATGACTTCCTCAAATGGCAAAGTGGATTTACGTTGAAAACAATTCAAAAGTGGAGGTAAAGGGAATAGAAACCTGCAAGTGGCCATGCGTGGGCTAATCCTACTCGTACATGATGTTCTTTTTGCTTTCAAGTCTatcgtaatttaatttatgttttagtACTGATAAAACTTGATTTTAgtgttaattttcataaataaggtgtgaatttatttttaagaataagTTATTATGGTTTTGATTATGGATAATTTTATACTTATGGATATCATGAGCATTTTCTCTAATGTATAGTTTTTCTATTATATATCTTCTCATGTGTCTTTGAATGATGTAAATTTATGGCATACTAGACTTCCATATAGATAAATAACACATGCAACGTTTAGCCAAAGAGGGTTTATTTAGTAATATTAACAAAGTAGAAATATCAATATTTGAACATTGcctaatagaaaaaatatctaaaagaCCATTTGAAAAAGGAAGGAGGGCTGAATATTCATTAAAATTAGTTCATTTTGATATATGCAGTCTAATGAATGTGAGGACTAGGCATGGTGGTTCTTATTTATTGACAATTACATTTGATATGGTTATATCTATTTGATATCTCATAAGTCTaaggttttaaagtttttaaaccTAGTTGTGAATTAATTAGATCGAAAAGTAAAggctttaaaaattaattaagatacAGAATATTTATCACAATAGTTAAATGAATTGTGTGACGAAAGAGGTATACACTGTCAGGTACACCACAAAAAAATGGGGAAGcagaaaggaaaaataaaactatattagAGATGATTAGGCTTATAAAGGCACAAGCTAATTTATCCATCACTTATTGGGGTGGCACATTATTAATGACCACTTTTGTACTTAACTGAGTACCCATAGAATCAGCTTCTTCCACTCTATGTGGGAGTAACATGTCCATTGAAGAGTTAATAGATAACTTTGCTACGTTGAATGAATCATCTTAGGATTTCTTATCATCATTTTGAGATTGAAGGGGGTGTTACTCCTGATAAAGATGAGGCGAGAAACGTAAAATGGCTCTTAAGTTTTTAGCTaaagaaaaatagattaaagcaatgaaagagaaaataaagtcaatgaaatcaaataatatttagaaaCTAATAAAGTTATCACAAAGACGtaaaaaaattgagaataaatagattctcaaaattaaatgtaatgttgataataatatcGACAGATATAAAGCTTATTTAGTAGTTAACAGGTACATACAATATGAAAGAATTAATTATGAAGAAATTTTTTGGTCATTATAAAGTTCTTCTCGATAAGattaatttttgtattagtTGCTAACTTAAAtcttaaattatatcaaatgaATGTGAAAACTACTTTTCTCAATGGAGAATtagaagaaaaaatttatatggaACAACAAATAGGTCTCACTGTAAAGagctaagaaaataaaatttgtagATTCTTAAAGTCAATATATGACCTCAAAAAGTTTTCAAGGTAGTGGTATATTAGATTTATAGTGTAATTACGGCTTATGACTTCACCATGATTAACGATGATCATT
Protein-coding sequences here:
- the LOC110605414 gene encoding uncharacterized mitochondrial protein AtMg00810-like: MVDCQPMPTPLVQRMDVTSDPTPLGDPTFFRGLVGSLQYLTLTCPDLSYSVNYVSQFMHNPTMSHLKYGRRILRYLKGTIHYGLSFTADTSLALSAFSDADWAGCPTTRRSTTGYCTFLGANIISWCAKKQHTIARSSTEAEHRSMAHTAAELTWLGYLLDDLRVYPTKPPILYGDNLSALHLTVNPVLHTRSKHVALDYHYVRKRVAQGVLITRYIPSAYQVADIFTKSITKTRLAQFRRKLCLHPGHSLRGDISSGSHKDGSTSQE